The window GCCGAGAGCGTCTTCGCGGTCGTCATTCGTTGACCTCCCTGTCCATCCGCTCGATCAGCGCTCGGTCGGTGCGTGACTCCGTAGAGTCGAGTCCAGTCGCTCGGACTGCATCTCTTGGTCCGTTGCTTGGTGGTGTCGTCGGCATGGTTTCACGGGAGTTCCCCCGCACCCCAGAAGGGGCGAAAAACAGCTGGTACGCTTGGCGGAGTGACGAACTGACTCCGTGAGCGGAGGACTGATTACACTAGTTAGCATACGGTTACAGTAGATTACAATGCCCGTAGATTTCGAGAGTTACCATCCGAGTACCCTTCCGAACGAAGGGACGAACGGACGGCAGATCCTCGAACACCTCGCACAGAATCCCGAACTCGGCTTCACGCCGAGTGAACTTGCCGACGAACTCGAGATTCCCCGAGGGAGTGTCGGAACGACACTGGGTCGTCTCGAAGAGCGCGGACTCGTTCGACACAAAGGAGACTACTGGGCGATCAACATCGAGGCGTACGATGCCCAGACAGCCAGCGAGATCGGCCTTCGGGCAGTTGCTGAGCAGTTCGAAGGCGACCATTACGATACGAACCCCGACTGGGATGCTGGGCTCTCGGATGTCGATGTAGAAGCGAGTGACGAGTGATGCTCCAGCGTGGAAGTGTCGTCGTCGCTGCTGATCCGTACGGGAATACTCCCCGGCGACCGTACCTCGTACTGAGCGACGAGTCGCACCCGTTTGCGGGTGAACAGTACATCGCCGCCGGGATTACGACAAAAGAATAGCCTCCGTCGATTCCGTTGGACGGACGGTTCGTCGAAGGCGGTCTCTCGGAACGATCATTCGTCTCTCCATGGGCTGTCGTCTCGCTCCGTCAGTCCGATATCGACCGGGCGGTCGCAATCGCCGACGAACGACTGGCGAGAGACGTGGCCGAACGACTCGCTCGATTCGTTGGCTACGCCCCGGTCGATACGTAGCGTCTGGACCGGCGTCGATGCTGATACAGTCGCGTCAGTATTACGATTGGTCTCGGTGCCATACTTCTCTCCTCTACTGGCCGCCAGCCTTCTCGTCGATCCGTTCGATCAGTTCCCGCGCCGTCATAGCAATCGCCTCACAGCGGTCGGCGAGTGAGACGTCCTCCTCGTGACCCCACGCAGAGAGATACCACTGCGATCCACTCGTATCGAGACCGACGTGTCGCCCGACGATAGCCGCCGTTGCCTCGGCGTCGAGTTCGAAGGCGGCCGCTTGCTTCGAATCAGCAGGCGTCTCGGGATGCAACCGGGCGTGTGCGAGTTCGTGCAGGAACGTCCGGGCGAGGTCGGCCGTGTTCTCTCGATCCCGTATGTCGATCCGGTCGTCGGCCGATCCATACACGCCCCACGCAGAACCGTGGGGCCACTGCTCGTCGGCGAGTATGCGAACCGAGAGTCCCCAGTCGTCGGCGATCTGCTGGAGAATGTCGAGCAACCAGTCCGCCTCGCCGTGCGCTTCGTGCTGGAGCTCGGGCAGTGGCTCGCCCTCGGTCTGAGAGATGTCGAACACCGCCACCGACCGGAAGCCGATCACTCGACGCGGCCACTCCTCGGTCGGCGTCTCCTCGTCACAGTCACCGTGCCCCTGCAGGAACTCGTCACACGAGGGACACACCCGCGCTCGAACCGGCGCGCGAATCCAGAGCGCCTGCTCGCCGGATTGGACCTGTCTCCCGAGTTCCTGCCACGCTCTGTACCCCGCCACCCGAGTCGCCTCTGGACACTGTCGTCGGATCAGAATCGAGTTGCGAACCGAGTAGTCGTGAAACTGCGCTTGCGCGGAGAGCCACTGCTCGAACTGCTCGCTTTCACAGGCGGTCTCGACATCCTGTTGGAGCTCTTCGAGCCACTCCTCGATTGTCGCGTGCAACAGGTCGTCTCTCCGGCCTTCGTCTCGACACTGCTCGCAGTACTCGGCGTCGTCACTTGGTACGTCGATTCCGTCGTTGTCTCCGGTTGGCATCTTCTGCGCCTCCGCCCGTCGAGGCGCACAGATATACGACGCACAGCTTACCCGTCGTCTGCGTCGTGAAGTGTCGTGACACGCTCGTCGATCCACTCACAGACCCAGAAGAGACAGTCGAGTGGATGTTCCTCGGTGAGTGGACTCGCCTCGGCCGACCCAGCAGTCGGCGGTGGGTGGTAGTGGGCGTTCGGCCCGTCCGGCTTGGGATGGTGGTCGAAGCGACACTCCCAGGCACCGTCTGCAGTGTCCTCTCGATAGTGAAACGAATACGTCCCGTCCGTGAACCACCGCACGTCGAGTCGTCCCGCGTCGATAGCGGCTGGATACTGGTCGGCATCGAGCGACAGTTCGAGCACGCGTGGGCTGATCGGGTCGGGTCGAAACCGCCAGTCGGTCACGAGCGGGTGTGTCGTGGCTCGCCGACCGAGTGTTTCGAGGGTTGGAATATCGAGCGGCCCACCAGCTGACTCCGATGTCACGCTCGACCTCTGTCGTCTGTACTCGCTACGACTCGATCTAGCGCACGCCGCACGAGTCTGATGTCACGCCGAACCGTCTGCCAGTCTCGCAGTGCCTCCCACCGCACTTCGGCATCGTCCGGCCCCGTCTGGGCAGTCACCGCGTCCGGACTCGGCACGCCGAACTCGGCCTGGTACTGCTCGTCGTCGGTTTGAAGCGACTCGAATCGCTCGCGTAGCGCCGACTCGGAGTGGTCCGTGGCGAGTGCTTCGATGCGCTTCCACTCGAAGTACGACTCGTTCCGCCGATACTCGACCGGCCGCGTCCCCTGCTCGGTGGCGATGCCGAGTTCGACGAGTTGTGTGAGAACGCGACGCGCACCAGTCTCTGAACAATCCGCGCGTTCGGCTATCGTTGAGACGGGCGTAGGGGTTGTCGTCGTTGTGATGACGTCGTATACGCGTTCAAACACCGTCCGGTCGTCTGTCGCGTGCTCGGTCGACTCCGGTGGCGAGCGCTCTGGCATACCGCGGTGTTCGTCTTCGGGCGACATATACCCTCGTCCAAAGTAATATATCTGTGCTTATCCGGGTTCCCCACGATACCGATCCGGTCGTCGTCTTCGGTCGCCTCGACACCCGACGACGCCGTTCCCTCGTGAAACTGTTCGCGCTCGGCGTCCGACAGCGGGAACGGCGACTCTCGAAACGAGTCGATCCAGTAGTTGAGACTGATCTCCTCAATGCATACGATCTTCGAACCTCTTCGTAGTCGACGTGATTTCTCCTTCGGCGCTTTCGAAGCTTTCACTCCTAACACTCTTTACAGCGGATGACGTACCCCGATTCAACGATGTCCATCGACCGAGATACCTTCGATAACACGAGCGAAGACGACCTCGAAGAACTCTCCGTTCCGGATCAGGTCCTCGGGTTTCTCGCCGCCAACGAGGATCGGGCGTTCAAGGCTCGCGAAATCGCCTCTCAGATCGGCGTCGATGAGGGCGCGGTCAGCACCGCTCTCTCACGGTTGAAGGACCGTGGTCTGGTCGAACACAAGGCGACGTACTGGGCGGTGACTGACGACGCCGAGCGACTCGACGGATACAGCGGGTACGAACGTGCGACCGCCCTGTTCAACCAGCAACTCGGTACAGAGAACAAGGAGTCGTGACATCCTCCCCGCCGTGAACGACGGGGCTTCCCACACGGTGGGAATGCCAGTCAGTCGTCGTTGGCAGTGGGTTCCGACTCTTGAAACGGTGTGAGTGTCATTTGCGAGGGTGTCCCGCTCTGCTCACACTGAGTCGTGGCCGTGTCACTACGGCTCCCGTCCTGTGGCGAGTCATCGCCTACCTGTTTCACTGGTAGGCTCTCTCCCCACGGGTCTACGCGCCGTGCGATGTTCGCACTCGCGTTAATATCCGCTTGAAACGTTGAAACGTGGCACTCAGGATTCTTGCACTTGAACTCAGCCTGTCGGGGTCGATACCCCACGTGCTTGCACGAATGACACGTCTTCGAGGTATACTGCGGGTGGACGTACCGGACTGGAATCCCGGCGTCCTTCGCCTTGTCTTCGATTCGACCCTGCAAGCGAGCGAACGCCCACGAGTGTAGGCGTCGGTTCATGTACTTCCCGTAGTCTAACGACTCGCGGATGTACGCCAAGTCCTCCATTACCATAACAGGGGTATCGAATTGTTTAGCGTACTCCACAGACTCACGAGATGCCTTCTCGATAATGTCTGTGAGTCGGTTCTGGTAGTACGAGAATCGCTCCTCGATACGCCACTCAGAAGCGTCTCGCTCTTGGAGTCGCTTGAGCGTCGTAAACATCTCTTTGCGGATTCGCTTGGCTTTTTGCCCGTTGATTAACAGTGGTTTCGTGGGAGTGTCGTGTTGGAGGGCACAGCCCGTGACCAACATCGACTCGCCAATATCGAACCCAATCCGAGTCGGATTCTCGGGTAGTTCTGAGGTGTCCGTGATTTCGTATTCGACGGTAACGTGGAGCGTCCACGTCTTCCGGTGTCTCTGCAAGCGAAGTTCGCCTACTTTGGTACTCGATTCCTCATTGAGAAGGTCGTCCCACAGCCCCTCCTGTTCAGGATTCAGTCGGAGTGGAATCCAGAAGTTGGTTCCACGACCGGGTTGCGGAACGTTCCAACAGATTTCGTACTCTCGCTCGGAGTCACGGTCGAACTTCCCGGCCCGATTCACGAAGCGGAGTGGGTGTTCGTCGTCTAACTCGTTGGCGTTGTACGTGTTGTGGAGTTTTGGGACGTAGGATTTGAGGGCGTCTTTCGCTTGGTACGGCAGGGTGTACGGAGTCACCACGTCGTTCGTGGCACTCATCGTCGTACAGTCTTGCTCGAAGGCGTCGTTGAGTGCGTCTCGGTATTCAGACAGCGTTTGCTGGAGGCGTTGCTCTTTGCACCGAGTTGGTGGTGCGAGCGTGGCTTCCAGCGTCTTATTCGCCGTCTGCGTCGTTGACATCGTAGCCTTCGGATTCGAGTGCTTTGCAGAGGAGTTCGGCGTACGCTCTCGGGTGGCGTAGTCCGTGGTCGCGGGCGTATTCCTTCACGGCTTCGTGAAGTGGCCCGCCTCGCTCCATATCGAAGTCGGCTCTCATCCATCAAAACGTAAGAAGTAGCGTAAGTTAAAGGTAGCGGTCGGCATTCGGGCCGAGTATCAGAACGAGGTTAGTTCAGTAGTTGTCGGATTCCCTCCCGGCCTGAAGGCCGGGATTCCCTCCTTGTATGAAGATGGCCTTTCGACCGGACTCGAAACGTCTCAGCCGCTCGTTCGTGCCTCCCGCTCCCCACAGAGCGTTTCGAGGTCGTAGTATCGCTTCCGAAGCGTCACCACCGTCACGCCGGCCGCCTCAGCGACCTCAGGCTGTGTGTGCCCACAGAGTTGTTCGATCCCCGCGAGATACAACGCACCCCCGGCCACGCCAGCAGGGTTCTTCCCGGTAGTGATGTCCGAGTCGAGCGCGAGTGCGACGAGCTCCCCGGCTCTGCGTCGCACGGCAGGTGGCACGTCGAACTGGCTCGCCAGTCTCGAGAGATACAGATGCGGGCTGACCGGTTCGACGGCGAGACCGAGTTCGACGTTCAGGACGCGGTAACTGACTCGCACGTCATGTACAGTCACTGAAGACCCAGCCGCGATTTCCTCAGTCGTTCGGAGCACGTCCTGTCGACGACAGGCTGCATACACCGCCCCCGCGACCAGTCCGTCGATCGTCCGCCCATGCATGAGGTTCTCGCGATACGCACGACGGTACAGCACACTCGCTTCTTCGTGGACCGACGTCGACAACTCCAGTGCGGAAACGAGTCGTGCCATCTCCGAGAGTGCCCGGAGCAGGTTCTGCTCGCGTTTCGAACCAGCGACCGCTCGACGGTCGTGTGTCCGCATCCGGGCGATCCGCCGCCGCTTGCCCGAAGAAAGGGGGGTACCGTGAGTATCCCCACCCCAACCGATCCGACTGGACACGCCCCGGTCGAACAGCGCAGGCGTGGTCGGCGCGCCGACACGGGAGCGTCCGCGAGTTTCTTCGGCGTCGAACGCCCGCCACTCTGCACCCCGATCGAGAAAATCTTCGGCGAGCACGAGGCCACACCCAGTGCAGATCGTCTCACCACGCTCTGTGGCTGTTGGCCCCGCACACTCCGGACAGTCGCCGGTCGGTACCTCTCCGTTTCGTACATCTATCGATAGGTTCGTCGTCATCGGTCTACTCGGGACCTCACGTGGGAGGCCCCGCACCCGCAGGGGGCCAAGAAAATCCGAGTCGTCGGCCGTTCGCTCGGGCTACGATCGGAGACGACGTCACAGAAATTCGCGACGGTTCAGTTCGAGTGGGGTTCACGTCGATCCGAACGATGGCGAGAAAGCGAGCCACACAGGATAACGCAGTCCTCGACCCTCTGTGCCCGCTGTTGACCAGAGACGGTAAGGAGTACGAACGAGACCCGATGTATCGGCCACGTTCAACTGAAATCCAGAACAGGTTGAACGTAAGCCGTCTTCAGTCGCTGTAATTCAACTTATGACGGCTGGATTCGAACGCGGAAGCCTCACTGTCGTACTCATTAAATCGCTCCATCAGGAACTGCTCGAAGCCGGTTCATCGACTTGCTCGTCTCGTCGCCCCTGACCACTGGTTCGACAGGAGTAGCTGACCTCCCGATAACCGTCCCAAGTGGCAGCGACACGAGCAAGTCGGAGACAGACGCCGAGGCTCGCCTTGTCACCGCTCAGAATGGGATCAGATTGATACACCCTGTGGAGGGAAGCTTGAGCAGACGACCCACCACGACGAGCAGCGGACCCC of the Salinirubrum litoreum genome contains:
- a CDS encoding MarR family transcriptional regulator, which gives rise to MPVDFESYHPSTLPNEGTNGRQILEHLAQNPELGFTPSELADELEIPRGSVGTTLGRLEERGLVRHKGDYWAINIEAYDAQTASEIGLRAVAEQFEGDHYDTNPDWDAGLSDVDVEASDE
- a CDS encoding ArdC-like ssDNA-binding domain-containing protein, with translation MPTGDNDGIDVPSDDAEYCEQCRDEGRRDDLLHATIEEWLEELQQDVETACESEQFEQWLSAQAQFHDYSVRNSILIRRQCPEATRVAGYRAWQELGRQVQSGEQALWIRAPVRARVCPSCDEFLQGHGDCDEETPTEEWPRRVIGFRSVAVFDISQTEGEPLPELQHEAHGEADWLLDILQQIADDWGLSVRILADEQWPHGSAWGVYGSADDRIDIRDRENTADLARTFLHELAHARLHPETPADSKQAAAFELDAEATAAIVGRHVGLDTSGSQWYLSAWGHEEDVSLADRCEAIAMTARELIERIDEKAGGQ
- a CDS encoding DUF7342 family protein, with protein sequence MPERSPPESTEHATDDRTVFERVYDVITTTTTPTPVSTIAERADCSETGARRVLTQLVELGIATEQGTRPVEYRRNESYFEWKRIEALATDHSESALRERFESLQTDDEQYQAEFGVPSPDAVTAQTGPDDAEVRWEALRDWQTVRRDIRLVRRALDRVVASTDDRGRA
- a CDS encoding MarR family transcriptional regulator, with amino-acid sequence MSIDRDTFDNTSEDDLEELSVPDQVLGFLAANEDRAFKAREIASQIGVDEGAVSTALSRLKDRGLVEHKATYWAVTDDAERLDGYSGYERATALFNQQLGTENKES
- a CDS encoding transposase codes for the protein MSTTQTANKTLEATLAPPTRCKEQRLQQTLSEYRDALNDAFEQDCTTMSATNDVVTPYTLPYQAKDALKSYVPKLHNTYNANELDDEHPLRFVNRAGKFDRDSEREYEICWNVPQPGRGTNFWIPLRLNPEQEGLWDDLLNEESSTKVGELRLQRHRKTWTLHVTVEYEITDTSELPENPTRIGFDIGESMLVTGCALQHDTPTKPLLINGQKAKRIRKEMFTTLKRLQERDASEWRIEERFSYYQNRLTDIIEKASRESVEYAKQFDTPVMVMEDLAYIRESLDYGKYMNRRLHSWAFARLQGRIEDKAKDAGIPVRYVHPQYTSKTCHSCKHVGYRPRQAEFKCKNPECHVSTFQADINASANIARRVDPWGESLPVKQVGDDSPQDGSRSDTATTQCEQSGTPSQMTLTPFQESEPTANDD
- a CDS encoding transcription initiation factor IIB; translation: MTTNLSIDVRNGEVPTGDCPECAGPTATERGETICTGCGLVLAEDFLDRGAEWRAFDAEETRGRSRVGAPTTPALFDRGVSSRIGWGGDTHGTPLSSGKRRRIARMRTHDRRAVAGSKREQNLLRALSEMARLVSALELSTSVHEEASVLYRRAYRENLMHGRTIDGLVAGAVYAACRRQDVLRTTEEIAAGSSVTVHDVRVSYRVLNVELGLAVEPVSPHLYLSRLASQFDVPPAVRRRAGELVALALDSDITTGKNPAGVAGGALYLAGIEQLCGHTQPEVAEAAGVTVVTLRKRYYDLETLCGEREARTSG